One stretch of Candidatus Bathyarchaeia archaeon DNA includes these proteins:
- a CDS encoding 4Fe-4S binding protein, with translation MIKKSGDRRKLIRYARWASKAVFLIFFIAPIAYFATAPRLSVYSLTFGGLSAPLFTLPFGQSVCSIETYAYGQIGPGAWLICPVGGLQVLATGFIDMEYLFFTLVALLLFLLPVLVLGNVFCSWVCPLGSIIDGFDKAVATFMRGLDAKRQKRMQQSKEKETAKNGSPLSTVACSACPFGRLLSSKFGGVAASGILGSAVVGSAIFRFPVFCAVCPIGVATRGMFHLKAWTSLTGQMMPILLELYLLPVVAVLLSLREKRFFCRKICPVGAVLNVAGSISPFLKPKIQAEECIMKGCPKTCEDYHLGYCGTCRQLDAKACERVCPQGINLVDGGSLARCTKCFECYIECDKGAVQVELVGKSDAYEWFKHLRKKKPNLSQSVA, from the coding sequence TTGATAAAGAAGAGTGGTGACCGCCGAAAACTAATTCGGTATGCCCGATGGGCCAGTAAAGCCGTATTTTTAATCTTCTTCATAGCGCCAATCGCTTACTTCGCCACGGCACCCCGACTTTCCGTCTACAGTCTCACGTTTGGCGGGTTAAGTGCGCCCCTTTTCACTTTGCCTTTCGGGCAATCGGTATGCAGCATCGAAACCTACGCCTACGGCCAGATAGGTCCCGGGGCGTGGCTAATTTGCCCCGTTGGGGGACTGCAGGTTTTAGCCACGGGCTTCATCGACATGGAATACCTTTTTTTCACCCTTGTAGCTCTGCTCCTTTTCTTGCTACCTGTCCTTGTGTTGGGTAATGTGTTCTGCAGTTGGGTGTGCCCTCTTGGGTCAATCATTGACGGGTTTGACAAAGCAGTTGCCACTTTCATGCGGGGCTTGGATGCGAAACGCCAAAAACGAATGCAGCAAAGCAAAGAAAAAGAAACAGCCAAAAACGGTTCCCCGCTAAGCACGGTGGCTTGTTCAGCTTGTCCCTTTGGCAGGCTTTTGAGCAGCAAGTTTGGCGGCGTCGCGGCAAGTGGCATACTGGGTTCGGCTGTGGTTGGCTCGGCGATTTTCCGTTTTCCCGTTTTCTGTGCAGTTTGCCCCATTGGCGTAGCCACCCGCGGCATGTTTCACCTCAAAGCGTGGACCTCCCTCACGGGTCAGATGATGCCCATTCTTCTGGAGCTTTATTTGCTCCCAGTGGTGGCGGTTCTGCTCAGTTTGAGGGAGAAACGGTTCTTTTGCAGGAAAATTTGCCCTGTAGGCGCGGTTCTGAACGTTGCGGGGTCGATTAGCCCCTTCCTAAAGCCCAAAATACAAGCAGAGGAATGCATCATGAAGGGCTGTCCCAAAACCTGCGAAGACTATCATCTGGGATACTGCGGGACGTGTCGGCAGCTGGATGCGAAGGCTTGCGAGAGGGTTTGCCCTCAAGGCATAAACTTGGTGGACGGAGGCTCCCTTGCTCGTTGCACGAAATGTTTTGAGTGCTACATTGAATGCGACAAAGGTGCTGTACAGGTGGAACTTGTCGGCAAATCAGATGCCTACGAGTGGTTTAAGCATCTGCGCAAGAAAAAACCGAACCTGTCTCAGAGTGTGGCGTAG
- a CDS encoding Ni/Fe hydrogenase subunit alpha, with protein MKEVLIDPITRLEGHGNISIFLNDQGDVENAYLKIPELRGFEKFCIGRRAELMPQLTTRICGVCPVAHHYAATKALDQAFKVDPPSTAKKLRELQYMGYFIYDHILHFYFLGGPDFIVGPDAPPEKRNILGVIEKAGLDVAKEVIKHRAYGQKITAILGGKATHPVSGLPGGISKALNEADRKDIQDMSESTVKFAQFSLKTFHDLVLGNSTYLDMIKSDAYTMNTYYMGTVDGNNHANFYDGKVRVVDPAGKEFVKFEAKDYLEHVAEHVEPWTYSKFPYLKKIGWNGMSYGADNGVYRVGPLGRLNAADGMATPLAQAEYETMFKTLGKPVHGTLAFHWARLIELLYAAERAVELSKDPEITSTNIRNKPGEPGQGVGIVEAARGTLIHDYTLDQDALVKDVNMIVATTNNYPAICMSIRDAAKGLIKGGNCDQGVLNKVEMAFRAYDPCFGCATHFAVGQMPLTVKVYDNNKQCVQTLQR; from the coding sequence ATGAAAGAAGTATTAATCGACCCAATTACAAGGCTTGAAGGTCACGGGAACATCTCCATATTCCTTAACGACCAAGGCGATGTGGAAAACGCTTACCTTAAAATTCCCGAACTTCGAGGCTTTGAAAAATTCTGCATTGGACGACGTGCAGAACTCATGCCGCAACTTACCACAAGAATCTGCGGTGTCTGCCCCGTTGCACACCATTACGCAGCCACCAAAGCCCTCGACCAAGCTTTCAAAGTAGACCCACCATCCACCGCCAAAAAACTCCGTGAACTCCAATACATGGGTTACTTCATCTATGACCACATTCTCCACTTCTACTTCTTAGGCGGTCCCGACTTCATTGTTGGACCCGACGCCCCACCAGAAAAACGTAACATCTTGGGCGTTATCGAGAAGGCAGGACTGGACGTAGCCAAAGAAGTCATCAAGCACCGCGCTTATGGACAAAAAATCACCGCAATCCTTGGCGGAAAAGCAACTCACCCCGTCAGTGGGCTTCCAGGCGGCATCAGCAAAGCCCTAAACGAAGCAGACCGCAAAGATATCCAAGACATGTCTGAATCCACCGTCAAATTCGCACAGTTCTCTCTAAAAACCTTCCACGACCTTGTCTTAGGCAACAGCACATACTTAGACATGATTAAGAGCGACGCCTACACAATGAACACCTACTACATGGGCACCGTCGACGGCAACAACCATGCTAATTTCTACGACGGCAAAGTCCGCGTTGTTGACCCCGCGGGCAAAGAATTCGTCAAATTCGAAGCCAAAGACTACCTTGAACACGTCGCCGAACACGTGGAGCCTTGGACTTACAGCAAGTTCCCCTACCTCAAGAAAATCGGCTGGAACGGCATGAGCTATGGCGCCGACAACGGCGTGTACCGTGTTGGTCCTCTCGGCAGGTTAAATGCTGCTGACGGCATGGCAACCCCACTGGCACAAGCAGAATACGAGACTATGTTTAAGACCTTGGGCAAACCCGTCCACGGCACCTTAGCGTTCCACTGGGCACGACTTATCGAACTACTTTACGCTGCTGAACGCGCAGTCGAACTCTCAAAAGACCCTGAAATCACCAGCACCAACATACGCAACAAGCCAGGCGAACCCGGACAAGGCGTCGGCATCGTTGAAGCAGCACGAGGCACCCTCATTCACGACTACACCTTAGACCAAGATGCCCTTGTCAAAGACGTCAACATGATTGTCGCAACAACCAACAACTACCCCGCCATCTGCATGAGCATACGCGACGCAGCCAAAGGCTTAATCAAAGGCGGCAACTGCGACCAAGGCGTCCTTAACAAAGTCGAAATGGCATTCCGCGCCTACGACCCCTGCTTTGGATGCGCAACCCACTTTGCAGTCGGGCAAATGCCGTTGACAGTTAAAGTCTACGACAACAACAAGCAGTGCGTTCAGACTCTGCAACGCTAA
- a CDS encoding 4Fe-4S dicluster domain-containing protein, whose translation MVKIHERKFVSCDPEKCVGCQICEYACSNNKEKAFNPLKSRIRAVRQNQVVNMAVTCRLCEEPACIAACPRDALSQSEETGTVNIDKDKCNGCGWCIEACDYGAMMLHPETKIVYTCDLCKDNEDGPQCVKWCPEEALTLVTSDVLAQKARISAIKKLFQDRKPQ comes from the coding sequence ATGGTAAAGATACACGAACGGAAATTCGTTTCATGCGACCCCGAAAAATGCGTCGGGTGCCAAATTTGCGAGTACGCTTGCTCCAACAACAAAGAGAAAGCCTTCAACCCACTCAAATCCCGCATACGCGCTGTGCGCCAAAACCAAGTTGTAAACATGGCAGTCACCTGCAGACTCTGCGAGGAACCCGCATGCATCGCTGCTTGCCCCCGCGACGCCTTATCGCAGTCCGAAGAGACCGGCACAGTCAATATTGACAAGGACAAATGCAACGGTTGTGGTTGGTGCATTGAAGCCTGCGACTACGGCGCCATGATGCTACACCCTGAAACCAAGATAGTTTACACATGTGACCTGTGCAAGGACAACGAGGATGGGCCCCAATGTGTCAAGTGGTGCCCCGAAGAAGCCTTGACTCTCGTGACAAGTGACGTGTTGGCGCAGAAGGCAAGAATCAGCGCCATCAAGAAGCTGTTCCAAGACAGAAAACCCCAATAA
- a CDS encoding MoaD/ThiS family protein, whose amino-acid sequence MLKCGGQREKKYQKPNPISYLQIAATDEAQDMKIKVHYLGLVKTYTNKTQDDITLADNAKLSDLMNKMATEFGKQFTADIYEPGEADLKTMFTVMINGVVSGQLGGLDAKLKEGDNVILMPLMTGG is encoded by the coding sequence ATGTTGAAATGCGGCGGGCAAAGAGAAAAGAAATATCAGAAGCCCAACCCAATTTCTTACCTGCAGATAGCTGCAACCGACGAGGCGCAGGATATGAAAATAAAAGTCCACTATTTAGGATTGGTGAAGACCTACACAAACAAAACCCAAGACGACATTACGCTGGCAGACAACGCAAAACTCTCTGACCTTATGAACAAGATGGCAACAGAGTTTGGCAAACAATTCACGGCTGACATCTACGAGCCAGGCGAGGCAGACCTAAAAACCATGTTCACCGTCATGATTAACGGCGTTGTTTCAGGGCAACTTGGCGGCTTAGATGCCAAACTGAAAGAGGGCGACAACGTCATTTTGATGCCGCTCATGACAGGCGGATAA
- a CDS encoding zinc-ribbon domain-containing protein, with the protein MSNCGQDVTDDMRFCPRCLAPLKTTAVPASVVTLSDPYLVGTRQTPFLTVSAFLVEAAAFYVCWIFGSVHHLPIIPAWASPL; encoded by the coding sequence TTGAGTAATTGTGGGCAAGACGTAACCGATGACATGCGGTTCTGCCCCCGGTGTCTTGCTCCCCTAAAAACAACCGCGGTTCCCGCCAGTGTGGTTACGCTTTCTGACCCTTATCTCGTCGGGACCCGCCAAACCCCATTTTTAACCGTTTCCGCTTTCCTCGTGGAGGCTGCTGCTTTTTATGTTTGCTGGATTTTTGGTTCCGTTCATCATCTTCCAATAATTCCCGCTTGGGCCTCACCATTATAG
- a CDS encoding aldehyde ferredoxin oxidoreductase family protein has product MLGYAGKVLYVDLTTGKTRTEKLNEETAKKYLGGIGLGMKLWLENSAAGVDALSPENPLVLALGPVSGTMFPTGGNGHAFISKSPETGAVGEAVSHGTFGSELKRAGYDAVIITGKADRQVYLWIDDDSIQLLDASSLWGKSPSETEDAIKDELGDYYVRVAAIGMAGEKLSKIACIINEKTRAAGRTGLGAVMGSKNLKAIAVRGTKDIVTAKPTEFMEMVKEFHERMKGPSTQKYRTLGTVENILINNTMNCMPTRNYSSAKFEDAEKVSGEALNAKYIQKIIACSSCPMRCEHEAVVREGPYKGTMARMEYDSLWALGPYTGVSKLDALIKAAELCNYYGMDAQSTGVTIGFIMDVHERAILTHEDLGMDAHFGNVESLLQLIELMGKREGIGDTLADGVKAAAAKIGKGTEKLAQHIKGLEVTGYDLRCLKTAALAYAVSFRGADHNRSSAYVVDMKGRVDRLKAEKGRGKIVKDLEDSYALIDSFIVCKNSRGSFYKELEDLARLYGLVTGYDITPEELTASAERVNTLARLINIREGLTRADDTLPWKVMNEPIPDDGPVKGAVVTQDELNLMLDDYYEARGWDPDGVPTKAKLAELGMEELTSIVESKEEA; this is encoded by the coding sequence TTGCTCGGTTATGCAGGTAAAGTTCTTTACGTCGATTTAACCACGGGAAAGACGAGAACTGAAAAGCTCAACGAAGAAACCGCCAAAAAATACCTTGGTGGCATAGGCTTAGGCATGAAATTGTGGCTCGAAAACTCTGCCGCAGGCGTTGACGCCCTAAGCCCAGAAAACCCGCTTGTTTTAGCGTTAGGTCCAGTTTCTGGAACAATGTTCCCAACTGGTGGAAACGGTCACGCCTTCATCTCCAAATCACCCGAAACCGGAGCCGTCGGCGAAGCAGTATCCCACGGCACCTTCGGTTCAGAACTAAAACGCGCTGGATATGACGCCGTCATCATCACAGGCAAAGCTGACAGGCAAGTTTACCTGTGGATTGACGATGACTCAATTCAGTTGCTGGATGCCTCCTCGCTTTGGGGCAAATCACCCAGCGAAACAGAAGACGCAATCAAAGATGAACTTGGCGACTACTACGTGCGTGTTGCCGCCATCGGTATGGCTGGCGAGAAACTCAGTAAAATTGCCTGCATAATCAACGAGAAAACCCGTGCCGCTGGCCGAACTGGTTTAGGCGCAGTTATGGGCTCCAAAAACCTCAAAGCCATTGCAGTTCGCGGGACCAAAGACATCGTGACAGCCAAACCGACTGAATTCATGGAAATGGTTAAAGAATTCCATGAACGCATGAAAGGTCCTTCTACCCAGAAATACCGCACCCTCGGCACCGTAGAAAACATTCTGATTAATAACACAATGAACTGTATGCCCACCCGCAACTACAGCAGCGCAAAGTTTGAAGACGCCGAGAAAGTCAGCGGTGAAGCACTCAACGCAAAATACATCCAAAAAATTATCGCCTGCAGTTCCTGCCCCATGAGGTGCGAGCATGAAGCAGTCGTCCGCGAAGGTCCCTACAAGGGAACCATGGCGCGAATGGAGTACGATTCCCTCTGGGCTTTGGGACCCTACACTGGCGTAAGCAAACTTGACGCCCTCATTAAAGCAGCTGAACTCTGCAACTACTACGGCATGGACGCTCAAAGCACGGGTGTAACAATAGGCTTCATCATGGATGTTCACGAGAGAGCAATCCTGACCCATGAAGACCTAGGAATGGACGCCCACTTTGGCAACGTGGAATCTCTCCTTCAACTCATCGAATTGATGGGCAAACGTGAAGGCATCGGCGACACCCTTGCTGATGGCGTGAAAGCTGCAGCAGCAAAGATTGGCAAAGGCACCGAGAAACTTGCCCAGCACATTAAAGGCTTAGAGGTTACAGGCTACGACCTCCGATGCCTCAAAACTGCCGCGTTGGCTTATGCGGTTTCTTTCCGTGGCGCCGACCACAACCGAAGCAGCGCCTACGTCGTGGACATGAAAGGCAGAGTGGACCGCCTCAAAGCCGAAAAAGGCAGAGGCAAAATTGTCAAAGACCTTGAAGACTCCTACGCGTTAATTGACTCCTTCATAGTCTGCAAGAATTCCCGTGGTTCCTTCTACAAAGAACTCGAAGACCTCGCAAGACTCTACGGCTTAGTCACTGGCTACGACATTACACCCGAAGAACTAACTGCCTCAGCTGAACGCGTTAACACTTTAGCTCGACTCATTAACATCCGCGAAGGTTTAACCCGCGCTGACGACACGCTTCCATGGAAAGTTATGAATGAACCCATCCCAGACGATGGTCCAGTCAAAGGTGCCGTCGTAACCCAAGACGAGCTTAACCTAATGCTTGACGACTACTACGAAGCTCGCGGCTGGGATCCTGATGGTGTGCCCACCAAAGCTAAGCTTGCGGAACTGGGTATGGAAGAGTTAACCAGTATAGTTGAATCCAAAGAGGAGGCTTAA
- a CDS encoding M24 family metallopeptidase: MDRINRLKKLAFAQNSFDGYLIFNGPNQLYFLGFPGTTALLISAEKEATAYVYGVNYEQAKAESKDVDVQLVRADENLTAKLAVQAKTLGIKSLAVDGLSVNVWQSLVKELEPQVTLEVTNRPVQALRAVKESGEIALMRKAGELTSIAMEAASEAVKPGVREFEVAAELEYAMRRRGGGPTAFESIVASGTFSAFPHGGCCDRIIREGDLVVVDIGATFNYYCSDMTRTFVAGNHSERQQRIYDVVLDAQSAAVKRVKAGMPIAEVDAAARKVIASAGYDDYFVHRLGHGVGLEVHEFPNLTSQSKDALEAGNVVSVEPGIYLPGFGGVRIEDTVLVTEQGAEKFTAGPYKLTRE; encoded by the coding sequence TTGGACCGAATCAACCGCCTCAAAAAACTCGCCTTCGCCCAAAACAGCTTTGACGGATACCTAATCTTTAACGGGCCAAACCAGCTTTACTTCCTTGGCTTCCCCGGAACCACCGCCCTTCTCATATCCGCCGAAAAAGAAGCCACCGCTTACGTTTACGGTGTGAATTACGAGCAAGCAAAAGCCGAAAGCAAAGACGTCGACGTGCAGCTGGTTCGCGCCGACGAGAACCTGACCGCAAAACTTGCCGTCCAAGCCAAAACCCTCGGCATCAAAAGCCTCGCAGTGGACGGTTTAAGTGTAAACGTTTGGCAAAGCTTAGTCAAAGAGCTTGAGCCTCAAGTGACGCTTGAAGTCACTAACCGCCCCGTGCAGGCGCTTAGGGCAGTCAAAGAATCTGGCGAAATCGCGCTTATGCGTAAAGCAGGCGAACTCACCAGCATAGCGATGGAAGCCGCCTCTGAAGCCGTTAAGCCTGGGGTACGGGAGTTTGAGGTGGCGGCGGAGCTTGAGTATGCCATGCGCAGGCGCGGTGGGGGTCCGACGGCGTTTGAAAGCATCGTGGCTTCGGGGACGTTTTCGGCGTTTCCGCACGGTGGCTGCTGCGACCGCATCATACGTGAGGGTGACCTTGTGGTGGTGGACATCGGCGCGACTTTCAACTATTACTGTTCTGATATGACCCGCACGTTTGTGGCGGGGAACCATTCAGAGAGGCAGCAGCGAATTTACGACGTTGTATTGGACGCGCAGTCAGCGGCAGTTAAACGCGTGAAGGCAGGTATGCCGATAGCTGAGGTGGATGCCGCCGCCCGAAAAGTCATCGCGTCCGCTGGTTATGACGACTACTTTGTGCATCGTTTGGGTCATGGGGTAGGCTTAGAAGTGCATGAGTTTCCCAACCTAACCTCCCAAAGCAAGGACGCCTTGGAGGCGGGGAATGTGGTTTCGGTTGAGCCTGGCATTTACCTGCCTGGGTTTGGAGGCGTGCGCATCGAAGACACCGTGCTCGTGACGGAGCAGGGCGCGGAAAAATTCACTGCGGGCCCCTACAAGCTCACCCGGGAATAA
- a CDS encoding hydrogenase maturation protease: MSDVNLGFEEELKNWLTGAETVVIAGIGNPIRMDDFVGIKIVQDLQDKVPAKVHLIECETVPESFMDEIVEMKPSRVLLIDAALLGLQPGDVRLYDSAKVVNVPPITTHMLPLRVFCDYITQMAQTKLALLLIEPKNTDFGEGLTEVVAASAGRVVEVLLKILS, translated from the coding sequence TTGAGCGACGTAAACCTTGGCTTTGAAGAAGAACTGAAAAACTGGCTTACTGGGGCAGAAACCGTAGTCATTGCGGGCATAGGTAACCCGATTCGTATGGATGATTTTGTAGGCATTAAAATTGTACAGGACCTTCAAGACAAAGTTCCGGCGAAAGTGCATTTGATTGAGTGCGAAACGGTGCCTGAAAGCTTCATGGATGAAATTGTGGAGATGAAGCCTTCGCGTGTACTGCTGATTGATGCGGCGCTTTTGGGGTTGCAGCCTGGGGATGTTCGTCTTTATGATTCTGCGAAGGTGGTTAATGTGCCGCCTATTACGACGCATATGTTGCCTCTGCGTGTGTTCTGTGACTACATTACCCAGATGGCGCAGACCAAGCTTGCGTTGTTGCTTATTGAGCCGAAGAATACGGATTTTGGGGAGGGTTTGACCGAGGTGGTTGCGGCTTCGGCGGGTCGAGTTGTTGAGGTGCTGTTGAAGATTCTTTCGTAG
- a CDS encoding aldehyde ferredoxin oxidoreductase family protein, with product MYAYAGKILRVNLTTGEIKTEPLSEKLAKDYIGGIGLGIKLLMDNSKPGTDAYDPDNPLIYMTGPLSGTMGPTGGNSYAVVSKSPATGCIGNAEAHGFFGPDFKRAGYDAIIITGKAPKLSYLWIDDDNVQIMDAEHLKYATVGHTDKAIREELGDFYIRVSAIGEAGEKLCRFAAIINDEFRAIGRAGMGGVMGSKNLKAVAVRGTKDVNVADMKGFREFVKLIHERMKGPSTKKYKTLGTPENVLVLNSLSALATRNWTNATFEGAQKVSGEWLNEHYVKKIVGCATCGMRCDHIAVVPEGPYKGSTSRLEFECLWSMGPLCGIDRLDAVIEAMRVVNEYGMDGISIGVVVAFAMDLYEHGIITKEQADGIDLRFGNAEALIEIIHKIGKREGWLGNILAEGTAKAAELIGGDAYKYACHIKGLELPGYDLRTLKTAALGFSVSFRGACHLRNGAYSPDVKGKVNRFKIEAGRGKMIVTESYMYNIIDSLIVCKFSRGTYYDGWNDLVKYYTLATGIPITVEEMMMDGDRIENLAKLFNLREGKGTRKYDDVPYKIKHFPVPDEGPAKGVHVTDEEMAIGLDDYYAARGWTKDGIPTLECLEKVGLSEYAYIAEDAMKAAEAERAEAAKAQGGN from the coding sequence ATGTATGCCTACGCGGGAAAAATTCTGCGTGTAAACTTGACTACTGGTGAAATCAAAACCGAGCCCTTATCCGAAAAACTGGCCAAAGACTACATCGGAGGCATCGGACTCGGCATCAAACTCCTTATGGACAACTCAAAACCTGGAACAGACGCATACGACCCCGACAACCCACTCATCTACATGACTGGGCCCCTTAGCGGAACCATGGGTCCAACAGGCGGCAACAGCTACGCTGTGGTGTCAAAATCTCCCGCCACTGGCTGCATCGGCAACGCTGAAGCCCACGGCTTCTTTGGACCTGACTTCAAACGGGCCGGCTACGACGCCATCATAATCACGGGCAAAGCCCCCAAACTAAGCTACTTGTGGATTGACGACGACAACGTCCAAATAATGGACGCTGAACACCTCAAATACGCCACCGTCGGCCACACCGACAAAGCCATCCGCGAAGAACTGGGCGACTTCTATATCCGCGTCTCCGCCATCGGCGAAGCAGGCGAAAAACTCTGCAGGTTCGCCGCCATAATTAACGATGAATTCCGCGCCATCGGACGCGCTGGCATGGGCGGCGTCATGGGCAGCAAAAACCTCAAAGCCGTCGCAGTTCGCGGAACCAAAGACGTGAACGTCGCCGACATGAAAGGCTTTAGAGAATTTGTCAAACTTATTCATGAACGCATGAAAGGTCCCTCAACCAAGAAATACAAAACCTTGGGCACTCCCGAAAACGTTCTTGTTTTGAACTCGCTTTCTGCTCTTGCCACCCGAAACTGGACCAACGCCACCTTTGAAGGCGCCCAGAAAGTCAGTGGCGAATGGTTAAACGAGCATTATGTTAAAAAGATTGTTGGTTGCGCTACTTGCGGTATGCGCTGTGACCACATTGCAGTTGTTCCTGAAGGACCCTACAAGGGCAGCACCAGCAGGCTGGAGTTTGAGTGCCTCTGGAGCATGGGGCCCCTCTGTGGCATAGACCGTTTAGACGCTGTTATTGAAGCCATGCGTGTAGTCAACGAGTACGGCATGGACGGCATCAGTATCGGAGTTGTCGTCGCCTTCGCCATGGACCTTTACGAGCACGGCATCATCACCAAAGAGCAGGCGGACGGCATTGACCTCCGATTCGGTAACGCTGAAGCGCTCATTGAGATTATTCACAAAATAGGCAAACGCGAAGGTTGGCTTGGAAACATCCTTGCAGAGGGAACCGCCAAAGCCGCAGAATTGATTGGTGGAGACGCCTACAAATACGCGTGCCACATCAAAGGTTTGGAACTGCCTGGATATGACTTGCGAACCCTCAAAACCGCCGCGCTTGGCTTTAGCGTTTCTTTCCGTGGTGCCTGCCACCTCCGAAACGGTGCTTACTCTCCTGACGTGAAGGGCAAAGTGAACCGTTTCAAGATTGAGGCTGGACGCGGCAAGATGATTGTCACTGAAAGCTACATGTATAACATCATTGACTCGCTTATTGTCTGTAAATTCAGCCGAGGCACCTACTACGACGGCTGGAATGACCTTGTCAAGTACTACACCCTTGCCACTGGTATCCCAATCACCGTTGAAGAAATGATGATGGACGGCGACCGCATTGAAAACCTTGCCAAACTGTTTAACCTCCGCGAAGGCAAAGGCACACGCAAATACGACGATGTCCCCTACAAGATAAAGCACTTCCCCGTCCCTGATGAAGGACCCGCCAAAGGCGTTCACGTAACTGATGAGGAAATGGCAATTGGTTTAGACGACTACTACGCTGCACGCGGCTGGACCAAAGACGGCATTCCAACCTTAGAGTGCTTAGAGAAGGTGGGCTTAAGTGAATACGCCTACATCGCAGAAGACGCCATGAAGGCAGCTGAAGCTGAAAGAGCTGAAGCCGCAAAAGCTCAGGGAGGCAACTAA
- a CDS encoding oxidoreductase, with translation MSDKLKIAFYWAASCGGCEIAVLDINEKILDVVNIADIVFWPVALDIKYKDVEAMDDKYIDITFFNGSIRNSEQEHMAKMLRAKSKTLVAFGSCAHEGCVPGLANLNDKAEVFEQVYIKDKSNVNPNATVPQTSTTVKEGTLKIPEFYDTVKTLGQVVDIDYILPGCPPPVKLIVNAIDAIAAGKLPPKGSVLAPMPAVCDECPRTRTNKKISEIHRVYEVTPDPDRCLMEQGIICMGMATRSGCGAQCLKVDMPCTGCGGAAPNQPEVGAGMITALASILGLEKEPGQYTDEDVEKLMAQIKDPVGTFYMYSLPASILKRKVMKK, from the coding sequence ATGAGTGATAAGCTGAAAATAGCCTTCTATTGGGCTGCAAGTTGCGGCGGCTGTGAAATAGCCGTATTAGATATCAACGAGAAAATCCTTGATGTAGTCAATATCGCCGACATTGTGTTCTGGCCAGTAGCCTTGGACATCAAGTACAAGGACGTTGAAGCGATGGACGACAAATACATCGACATCACGTTCTTCAACGGGTCCATCCGGAACTCCGAGCAGGAACACATGGCAAAAATGCTACGCGCAAAATCAAAGACGCTGGTTGCCTTTGGCTCCTGCGCCCATGAAGGCTGCGTACCTGGCTTGGCTAACCTCAACGATAAAGCCGAAGTTTTCGAGCAAGTCTACATCAAAGACAAATCCAACGTTAACCCCAACGCAACAGTACCCCAAACCTCAACCACCGTGAAAGAAGGCACCCTAAAGATACCCGAATTCTACGACACCGTCAAAACTCTAGGACAAGTTGTCGACATTGACTACATTCTGCCTGGCTGTCCTCCACCAGTGAAATTAATCGTCAACGCAATTGACGCCATCGCCGCAGGGAAACTGCCGCCTAAAGGCTCCGTTCTCGCTCCGATGCCCGCCGTCTGTGACGAATGCCCCCGAACAAGGACAAACAAGAAAATCAGCGAAATTCACCGTGTTTATGAGGTAACTCCTGACCCCGACCGCTGCTTAATGGAGCAAGGTATCATCTGCATGGGTATGGCTACTCGCAGTGGCTGCGGTGCTCAATGCCTCAAAGTTGACATGCCCTGCACAGGGTGCGGCGGAGCTGCTCCTAACCAGCCTGAGGTTGGTGCGGGTATGATAACTGCGTTGGCTTCAATTCTGGGCTTGGAAAAGGAGCCTGGACAGTACACGGACGAAGATGTTGAAAAGCTGATGGCTCAAATTAAGGATCCAGTAGGCACATTCTACATGTACAGTTTGCCTGCTTCAATTCTTAAACGTAAGGTGATGAAGAAATGA
- a CDS encoding 4Fe-4S dicluster domain-containing protein, producing MVRSQDRKFVSADPEKCIGCCVCEYACSMVNDNTFNPSKSRIRAMRIGPLSNLAVTCRHCEDPPCIAACPRDALSQEEDTGIIRVDEDACNGCGWCIAACQFGAMNMHPEKKVVFTCNCCTDTDEKEPQCVKWCPEEALTFVTAEQLAQKSRAKAIKNLFQTAESKK from the coding sequence ATGGTGCGCTCTCAAGACCGAAAATTCGTTTCCGCTGACCCCGAGAAATGCATCGGCTGCTGTGTCTGTGAATACGCCTGCAGTATGGTCAACGATAACACCTTCAACCCCTCAAAATCCCGAATTCGTGCCATGAGAATTGGGCCTCTGTCAAATTTGGCTGTCACCTGCCGGCACTGTGAAGACCCACCCTGTATAGCTGCTTGCCCCCGCGATGCTTTGTCTCAGGAAGAGGACACGGGAATTATTCGGGTGGACGAAGACGCCTGCAACGGGTGCGGATGGTGCATTGCCGCGTGCCAGTTTGGCGCCATGAACATGCACCCTGAAAAGAAGGTTGTGTTTACCTGCAACTGCTGCACTGACACCGATGAAAAAGAGCCTCAATGTGTCAAGTGGTGCCCCGAAGAAGCCCTCACATTCGTCACCGCAGAACAGTTGGCACAGAAGTCACGTGCAAAAGCCATCAAGAACCTGTTCCAAACTGCCGAAAGCAAAAAGTAA